TAAAGCCGCTTTTCCAAGCGCTGTTATGGAATAATATCGTCTTCTTGCCCCTGTTGTTTCATTTCCCCAATAGGAAGCTATTAGTCCTGCTTGTTCTAGTCTTCTAAAGGCTGAATACAGGGTTGCCTCTTTAAGTTCATATTGGTTATCTGTCTTTTGCTGTATTGATTTGTTAATTTCATACCCATAACTGTCATTTTCTACAAGATGAGATAAAATTATAGTTTCTGTATGACCTCTTATTATATCCGAAGTTATAGACATACCCTCACTCCTCTCTTCAGTTCATTATATAAACTCTTTCTATACTTATATAGTAATATAATATACATCGTCTGTCAATGTATATTTTGTTATATTATATATTTAATATACGATATAGCTTGTGATTTTTTATATTTTACTGAGATACATCAAAATACATATAAAAACAGGCCACATTTTGGAAATAGAATCCATTATGTGGCCTTTAATTATAAATTATATGTTTTATATTTAATTAATTCTACAATTTTTATCTATAGGTATCCAGTACTCTATCATATATATCTTCAATAACCCTTAATCCTCCATTATATCCTGCATAGCCACAATTAAGAATTAGCCTATAGTTTACTGGTGCACTTACTATTAAAAGATCTGCTCCTATATCTTTCGCAAGATCTCTCTCCCAGCCGCTTCCAAGTATCAATGCTCTATTATTTTGAGGTTCTTTTCTTATTTCTTCCTGAATTTCTCCTCCGTCAATGGAGAAAGTAACCTCTGCAGACCTATATGGAGATATGGTTTTAAATTGATCAATTATTTGCTGTTGATACTTTTGAGGAGTATCATCAATTACAAATTGTTTAGCAGGTATAATTCCAAGCTCATTTAAAAGAAACTTTGCAAAACCCACAGCATAACTGGCATCTAATATAGTGTAGAATCTTCTTGGTATGCCATATCTAAATTCCAGCATAAAGTCAGCAGTTCTCTCAATATGAGAATAGAACTTTTCTTCTTCCTTAGCAATAAAAGCGTCTACTTTAGTTTTATCCAGCTTTGCATAATCCGCTACCTGCCTTAAAAACTTTGTAGTTTCTTCTCCTCCTATAGGTAGGTATGGAAAATGAAAGTATGGTGTATTATATTTATCTTTTAGATGGTTAGCTATATTAAGTCCAACCCAGGAACTTACCACAATATTAAATTCTGCTTTAGGTATTGTTTTCCATTCTTCAACTCCACCAGATTCATTACCAAATAATATATTGACTTTAAGTCCTATACCTTGCAAAATTCTTTTTATCTCTTCAAGATTACCATTCCAATAAGGATCTTGGTAGGGAATAGTAACAAATACATTTACCAGTCCCTTTTCTACAGTTTTGTCTTCTGCAAACTTATCTACATATTGATCTATTATTGCATTTACTACAATATCATGACTTACATAATTATTGCTCTTAAATCCTCCGGTTTCAGCAAAGGCAATTGGCTTATCCTGTTTTTGGTATTCACCAGTAACACTCTCTATGTTATCCCCCACAATATCAGAAGTACATCCTGAAAGAACTACATAAAGATCTGCATCTATAACTTTAAAGGAACCATCAATTACTGTCCTCAGCTTTTTTTCTCCACCAAAGACAATTTCTGATTCACTGGAATTAGTACATGGTATTGTACTTCCTCCTGCATAGCCTTCTCCCTGACCTATCAATCTACTTATTTTCGTACTGCATCCCGGACCAGCATGCACTATAGGTACTGCTCTTTTTATAGCTATTACAGTTTGCTGTACTCCTAATGCACAGGAGTACCTAGGCTGCTCAATAATTTTTGACATGTGCTCCACCTCCAAGAAAAGTGAAAGGATCTTGATCCAGCCACCATTTTGTATAAGGCATAGTGCTGTGTTTTGCAAGATTAGTTACAAATTCTTTATTATCTATAGTTTCTGCAATTCTTCCTGCATAGTTAAGCACACCTTGATATCCAAAACCAAATTGCTCATCTCCAATAAGAAGTGTAGGTATTCCCAGCTTAGCTCCCCACAGAGTCATACCACCATGTCTTGCAATCATAATATCAGGTCTTACCCTATTGAGTATGTTAACCAATTCATAAGACTGTTTATTACATACATTATAATTTTTAATATCACCATAATTCTTAACATCCTGAGCTAGTGCATCAGAAGCTTTATCCCCATTATCATATATTGGATCATGATGGAAAATAGCTGCTCCCTGTACCTCTAGTCCTAATTCCCTAAGCAGTGCAATTATAGCATGCCCATGAGCTGCTCCTGCTGTAAGATAAGCAGTTTTACCTTTAAGCTGTTCTCTGTATTCATTGAGTTTAGGTATTACTCTTTCATGTTCCTCTTTTATAATTTCTTCTATCTCTTTTTCCCTATTAAGAACTTTTCCAAGATCTCTTAACCATTGATCTGTACCAGCTATTCCATAGGCAGGAGGTGATTTTATTTCTGGAACACCGTATACCTGTTCCAGAGCTGCCCCCATATAGGTTCCAAGCGTTGAACATACCTGAATAGTTGCTGCTGCTTCAGATATATATTCTAAGTCTGCAACTGTTGAAAAGGGAACAACATATTGAGCCTCATAACCTATTCTACTTAGAATATCGTCAAAAATATGACTACCCCAAAAATTTATAATATTTACTTTGTTGGTCTTTTTTCTTGGTGGCTTAACTATCTTTCTCACTATTGTATGATAAGCGGCATCAAAACCTGAAGTCCATATCTTTGATCTAAAACCTTCACAAAAACATGCGACTACTGGTATACCAAGTTCTTTAGATAATTCTTCAGTTTCAGTCTCCACATCTTCTCCTATTATTCCAGTAGCACAGGAAGTTGTAACAAAAATAGCCTTAGGATTTGCCCTTTTATATGCTGTTCTTACCGTAGCTTTCAGCTTTTCTCCTGCTCCAAAAACCGTATCCTTTTCTTCTATATTAGTATTAAAATATCTACCATTTGTTGAAGGTAAATTTCTTTCTGTCTGACCAACTCTGTATACAAAGTTAAAGCCAAAGAAATCTCCTGCACAACCTACTGGTGCATGATTCACCATTGCTGCATCCTTTATCATAGAAAGCTGACAAAAAGCCTGCCCTGAACTACAACCCATACATTGACTAAAGCTTCTTGAAGAATCCTTAAGCTTTCCTGATTGAGAACATTTAACAAGTTCACCGGCCGTACCATTAAAACCCGTAATAGAGCCAAGACGTTTTTCACGAATCTCAACTTCTGGAACTTTTAAATTTATTTTTCCCATATCTGATTCCTCCTATTTCATAATCATAAATTTTCAAATAAAAATCTTTCTGATGGTCAATTTTAAATTTCAATATATCTGCCATCAAAATTCTATAAAAAGAGCCATAAAAAAGGGTATACTTCTCCTAAGAAGTATACCCTCTGGTTTTTCCAGTCAGATATATTAACAAATGTATATTTACATTATTCCTATTTGTTTAATTGGTTACAATTAATATATACCAATTTGCTATGTTTGTCAACAAAATTTAATCTAATTTTTCTTTTACTGAATTTAACTTCTGACTCATAGATGCTTCCTTATCTCTTCTATCATCTATATTTATAGTTGTTAATACCCTTTCAGCACCATTTTTAAAAGGTATTTCATGCATTTTCCTTATAACTTCTAAAACCACATCCAAATCACCTTCAAAAACTGTTGCCATAGGTGTAAGTTCATATTTAATGCGTTTTTCATCTTTTAAAATTTGATGACAACCTGCCACATATTTACTTACACTGGTAGAACCTGTACCTAAGGGTACTATTGTTGCCTGAGCTATAGCCATAAAATCATCTCCTATCATTATTTTTTTATTAGCATTAACCAGATTTCAAATAAAACAAATTCTCTTTTTTACTATCCTCATTTTCTGAAAATCTATTAATCATCACTTTATCATAGTTTTTAGCTTCTATAATAATCTTATCTATAATGCACTTATTGAATTTTATTTGATTCTCATATTTGACCTCTTTAATAACGGAATATTCTATATGTGATGGTACATTACCTGTAATATATAAAGGAAATAATTTTTCTATTCTTTTATTTATAAGTGCAAATTCATATATTGAAGCATCTATAATATCCATTCCTCTCGTATTAAAGCAATGAGCATATTGCCTTCTATATCCATTTACTTCTACAAATATCAATCCTTCTACAGCCGGTACATCTAATCCAAGTTCTTTAGAATATTGATAAATTAAACTTGATATAATTTTCCCACTATTCATAATTTGATAGTTATTTATAATATATTTACATAGATTATGAAATAAAGTCATATCTCTATTCATTGTATCACCCTGTTAAAAATACTTTTTTATACTGATATTACATCTAAATATTAATATTATTCATAAAAAAACAAGAAGAACCTTACTATAAAAGGTTCCTCTTATCTTTGCTGTATAAACAAAATTCTTTGCATCAGGTGAAGTTTTTATTCCACTTGATGCTTAGAAGTCGTTATCCAAGGACGTATCAACCGTTATCTCCAACTTTGTAGAAGATTGCAGTATTACGGTTGATATTCATCGGATAAATATCCTCTATAAAACTTACCTTATAGTGAGCAGATATAACATTCATATATTCCTTGTACAATTCATTCAAACTTATTGAAAACGAAAGCTCCTGTAAAGTAAAATTTATCCATTTCCTATAATTAAGATTACAACTTTTTATAGAATTATATTATAAATTTTTATTTAGCAGCCTTAGCTGCACTTAATATTTCATCATAATTAGGATAATCTGTAATTTCGCTTAAATATTTTGCATAAGTTACTTTATTATCACTGCCTACAACAAAAGCTGTTCTTGCAAGAAGGCCCAACTCTTTAACATAAGTGCCTGTATTTTCACCAAAAACTCTATCTTTATAATCTGAAAGAGTAACTACTTTTTCAATACCTTCTGCTCCACACCATCTAGATAGAGCAAAAGGTAAATCCATAGATACAGTGTATACAGTAACATTTTCTATTTCAGCTGCTTTTTCATTAAAAGTTCTTACTTCAAGATCGCATACTGGAGTATCTACAGAAGGTACAGTTAAAAATATCCTAACTCCTTTAGTATCCTTTAATGAAATTGATTCTAGTGAATTATTGGCTGTTGTAAAGTCAGGAAATGTATCTCCTACCTTAACTTCTTTTCCCTGTAATGTAACTTCATTTCCTTGAAAAGTAACTTTCATATACTTAGCTTATTTATAGTTACAATCTATTATGTATCCATTACATAATAAAGATTTTAAATAAGCCCTTTCACCTCACTTTATATTAATATTTAATATTAATTAACATTATTTATCTATTACCAATTCTACTACATATGTTTAAATTTGTAAACCTAAAATTTATATTACAAATTTTAAATACAGCTATTATAAATATTTATATCCATATCTTTTTCTTGGAATTTAGAAAGCTTTGCCATAGAATCTACAAAATGAGAAGTTTTCATGTGTTTGTCTAAAGCAGACTGATCCTTCCATTCTTCTATGAAAGTCAGTATTTGTTCATTATTAGCATCTTGATACAAACCATAAGATATATTTTCTTCCTCTTTTCTACTTTCTTTTACTAATACGGAAGCGATTTCTTTAAACTTATCTACTTCTCCTAGTTTAATATAACCTTTTGCTATAACTTTAATCATATTTTTTCTCCCCTTCTTTACATTTTTAAACAGATAATTATACTGTATATCATATTTACAATCACCTTATTTTACATATACAATACATAATTGATTATATTGCTAAAAATTTAAAAGTACAAGTTTTTATATGTTTAAACTTGTAAATTATCCACATTGAGAATAAACTGTTATTCACAATGTGGATAGTTTATTTATTACTGAAATTTTAAAATGAGACAGACTCTTTTGCCACAATATACTATTTTCTTCATTATTTATTATGCCATTTTTAATATTGAATATTTTTTATGATTCTTTAATAGAGCTTTTCATATATATCAGTTACACATCTCTCTGATAATTCTGTATAGTTATTAGCCATTAATCTTCCCTGTTCTGTCATAACTATGTTTGTAAAATCTGCTATTTCGCACTTCTTCATTCCATATTCACGAAGTGACTTTTTCTGTATAATATGATTAAGCAATTCTTCTAACTTCTCATATACCGTATCTGTAGAGCATTCTAAAAGATTACTTAATATTTTATTTAGTTCTTCTATTTTGCCTACTGGTTGTAGCTTTTGATACATATAGTATACACCAGTAAAAATAGCATAGTTTGCCTCTCCATGGGGTACATGGTAAGTTGAACCCAAAGGATAACTCATGGCATGTACAGCAGCACACCCTGCATTACCAAAGGCAATTCCAGCATAGGTACTGGCTATTAAAAAATCGGTAAGAATATCCTTTCTGGCCTCTGGACCATTCTTGGCAATAATTTGATATCCTTTTAATATAATATTTATTGCTTTTATAGAGTAAATCTCAGTCATCAAAGAAGCTTTTGGAGACATATAGGACTCTACTGCGTGGATAAGAGCATCGATAGAACTGGTTGCAAAAAAGGAAAATGGAAGATTATTTAGTAACTCCGGAATCAGTACGGCATAATCTGCATATAATTCATCTACTGCCAATCCCATCTTGGTATGTCTGGACTTTAACTCTAAAATTGAAATATTAGTCACTTCACTTCCAGTTCCACAAGTGGTAGGCACCAAAATTAACTTTTTAGTCTTTTTTATATCTATCTTTTTCTCAAACAAATCCACTACTGGCGTAATTGTTCTCAATGCAAATAGTTTAGCTACATCGAGAACTGAACCGCCTCCAATTGCAAATACTCTTCTATAGGTATAATCTTTCACATCTTCATATATCTTCTCCACCATCTCATCAGAGGGCTCTCCCTTTTGGTAATTTCCTCTAAAGATAACCAAGGCACCTTCCATTTGGTTTTCAAAATAATTATAATAGGTAGACTCACTGGTAATAACCAGATCTCCTCTTCCTATTGCAAAATCCTCACAAAAGCTTTTACTTTCTTCATATTGTCTTATAATAGGAACTACTTTAAATTCTTTCACGGCATCCTCCTTATGAGTTACATACATTTTACAATAGCGTCTTCTAATATTGCTAGTCCTGCTTCTAACTGCTCATCAGTAATTACTAGTGGTGCTAAAAATCGAATGACATTTCCATAGATACCTGCACTTTCTACCATTAATCCATTTTGAACACATTCTGCAACTACCGCACTTACCAGTGGCGCATTTGGAGTTTTGCTTTCTTGATCTGTTACAAATTCAAGTCCAACCATTCCACCCAGACCTCTTATATCTCCAATCACCTGATATTTTTCCATCCATTTGTGGTATGTATCCATTACTTTTTTTCCAATTTGCATGGATCTATTTTCCAAGTGATCTCTTTCCATAATTTCAATAGTTTTTAGTGCAGAGGCACAGGCCATGCATTACCACAAAACGTTCCACCAATTACTCCTGATGTAACCCCATCCATTATCTCTGCTCTTGCAGTAATTGCACTTAGAGGAAGTCCTGCAGCTATTGATTTAGCAGTGGCTAGAATATCTGGTGCTGCACCCGCCTCTGCCCAATATTCAGATGCAAACATCTTACCAGTACGACAAAAACCTGTTTGTACCTCATCTGCAATTAATAAAATCCCATATTTATCACAGATTTGACGCACTGCTTTCACCCATTCAATAGGAGCTGGAATAAATCCGCCTTCTCCTTGCAGTGGCTCTACTACAATGGCTGCTACATTATCCGCTGGAGAACACTCTTCAAATATTTTCTCTAAACGTTCCACATAATACGCAATAGCATCTTCATCATTCATGCCCTTTGGTTTTCTATAAAGATAAGGGAATTCAGCACGATATACACCATCTGGGAAAGGCCCCATGCCAATTACATAAGCTTTTTTAGACGTCATAGCCATAGTCAACATAGTTCTTCCATGAAAAGCTCCTGAAAAAACTATAATATTATTTCTTTTTGTGTAAGATTTTGCAACTTTAACTGCATTCTCATCAGCTTCTGCACCACTGTTTGCAAAATAGGTTTTCTTCTTTTCTCCTTTTACAGGAACAATTTCGTTCATTTTCTTTGCCAATTCCACATATCCTTCGTGGGTTACCACATTGGCCATTCCATGAAAATATTTCTCAGATTGAACCTTTACTGCTTCAATAATTTCTGGATGACTAAAACCAATATTCAGCACACCTACACCGCCAATCCAATCTAGAAAATGGTTTCCATCTACATCTTCTATCATGGCGTCTTCTCCCCGTTTAATAACGACAGGATATAAGCATTTAATAGCATTCGGAATGTTTTCTTTTCTTTCTCTTATCACTACGTGTGCTTTTGGTCCTGGTACTGTTTCTGTAATAATTCTTGGTAACTCTGTTCTTAGCATAAAAATTCCCCCTCACTCTTATAACAAAAAAAGTATAAACTTCATTATTCTGTATAATTATCACTTGATTAAATATATTCTAACACAGTAAAATACAATATCAACGGTCATACAGCCTACTATTATAGTGATTTTTTGTGCTGGATAAACTAATTTTATTATGATAGAATACAAGCATCAGGAGGAAATAAGCTATGATTAATCTACAAACTGTTTATGAAGATACTAAGTATGCCTTTCATTTGAAATTACTTGCAGGTAACAAAGGTCTTTCCAACATTATGAATTGGGTTTATCTACTTGAGGATATTAATAATTTTTCTTTTTTAAAGGAAAGCGAGTTAATTATAACCACTGGATTAGGATATAGTGGTGAACAATGGCTAATCCAATTTATAAAATCTTTGATAGGTCATCATTCTTGCGGATTAATAATTAATAACGGCAAGTATATACATTCAATTCCTAATTCAGTAATTGACCTTTGTAACAAAGAATCTTTTCCTCTATTTACTATGCCCTGGGATGTACATATTGCTGAGTTAACCAGAGACTATTGTACACGTATCTTTCATAATGAAACTATTAAACAAAGTTTGAAAGATGCCTTTACGTATATATTAACTAAACCTGAGGACACTTATACTTACGAGCATACTTTAAAAGCTCATAATTTTCAATTAGATAGCAACTATTGCTGCATATTAATAAATGTTGCTAAACAATTACAAAACAACTATGCATTTTTACAACACATTGAGATTCTCTGTCGTAACAACATCAATCATTTAACCTATAATTATACTTTGTTTTATTACAAGAAAAGAATGATGCTAATCCTCCAGGATTCACCTAAAAATGATATTGTAGAACTTATGAAATCCCTGCATATTAAACTGATTAAGCAGTCTAGCAACTGCCAGCCCTATATTGGCATTGGCAGTATTGTGAAAGGGGTTAGGAACCTTACCAAGAGCTATCAGCAAGCTTATGCTGCCCTAATGGTTTCTATGAAAGGAGAGCATCCCATTCGACTATTCGATAATATTGGCATATATAAAATTCTGCTTTCTATAAAAGATATGAACATTTTAGAAGAGTACTATAAAGATATTCTATCACCAATTATTGTCTATGATCAGGCACATAAATCTGACTATTTGACCACTTTACGCTTATATATTAAGTATAATGCCAGCGTTCAAAAAGTTGCTGATGAGACCTTTTCACATAGAAATACTATCAATTATCGCATTCGAAAAATAAAGGAATTACTTCATAGTGATTTATCTACCTTGGAAGAACGTTTTCCATACCAAATGGCTTTTTATATTTTGGATATATGGGATGACAATCTTGTAATTCAATAATTTTATTTTCAAATAAATGCATTTGCTAAAAATTTAAAAATACAAATTTTTATATGCTTAAACTTGTAAACTACCCCCATTGCTGTCCAATAAAAGTTCCAAAGGGTACACCAACTATATTAGCCACTGGATATTTTTGATAAAACTTCACCTCTCTTCCTTAAGTCTAATCAATAAATTTCATATAATTAAAATTTATTTCTTTATTTTTAATTATATGAAATTTATACGTTATGTAAATAGATATTTAACATAAATATTTAGATTTCATCCAACATTTTACATGGATAAATTATTAATAAATATTTGCTTATTACTACTTTTTAGTGTACAATGTTACTTGTAATAATAATATACGAATGTTAGAGATAGAGGCGCGATGCTTAAGAGTACCTTTGTGGAGATAAGCACTATGAAACAATGTGAAAGGAATCATCGCCGAAGTTATATAGTTAATGCTTTGAGACTATATTGCTGGTTGTGCATATAATATATGTATAACTGTCACAATTTTGTGGAGAGCTATCCTGAGCAACTTTTATTCTTATGTAATTTGTGTGAATAGAAAAGCCTTGGGGTTAGCCTTGGCTTTTATTTTTTAATAACATTCATTCTGGAGGGATTTTATAATGAACAAAAAATTAAAAGTAGGTTTACTTGGAGGTACTGGTCTTGTTGGACAAAGGTTTGTAACTCTTCTTAATAATCATCCTTACTTTGAAGTTGCAGCTGTTGCAGCAAGCAAACGTTCTGCTGGCAAAAAATATTATGACACTGTAAAAGACAGATGGAAGCTTAGTATACCTATGCCCGATTATATTAAAGATATAGTTGTAAAAGATATTTATGAAATAGATGAAATTGCTAAAGAAGTAGACTTTGTGTTCTGTGCAGTAGATATGCCTAAAGATGAAATAAGAAAAATAGAAGAAACTTATGCAAAACACGAAATACCTGTAGTATCAAACAATTCTGCTCATAGATTTACTGAAGATGTTCCTGTTGTTATCCCTGAAGTAAACCCAGATCATCTTAAAATAATCGATAAACAAAAAGAAAGACTTGGAACAAAAAAAGGTTTTATCACTGCTAAGCCAAATTGTTCAATACAAAGTTATGTACCTGCACTAAGTGCACTTTTAGAATATAAACCAACAAAAATACTTGTATGTACTTATCAGGCCATATCAGGAAGCGGAAAAACTTTTAAAGAATTTCCTGAAATACTTGATAATGTTATCCCTTATATTCCTGGCGAAGAAGATAAGAGCGAAAAAGAACCTCTAAAAGTATGGGGTCATATTGAAGACAATAAAATAGTTTGTGCTAACAATCCAACAATAACTTCTCAGTGTTTAAGAGTACCTGTAGCTGATGGTCATATGGCTGCTGTATTTGTTTCCTTTGAAAAGAAACCTTCAAAAGAGGTTATGCTTGAACACTTTAAGAACTTTAAAGGAAAACCTCAAACTTTAGAGCTTCCAACTGCTCCTGAAAACTTCTTAACTTATTTTGAAGATGATTTCAGACCACAACCAAAGCTTGACAGAGAATTAGAAAAGGGAATGGGAGTAACTATAGGAAGGCTTAGAGAAGATACTGTATTCGACTATAAATTTGTATGTCTATCTCACAACGCACTACGTGGTGCAGCAGGTGGAGCACTTCTAACTGCTGAACTTTTATATAGAGAAGGTTATTTATACTAAGTAATATTACTTTACTAAAAAATAAATGATTGTTATTTAAAAATTGAAGGTTGTAATATAGATGAAACCTCATTTATATTACAACCTTCGACTATTATTTTCAACAGCCTTTAAATAGTCTCTATACACTTCATTAGTTACATGAGGAACTCCTCAAAGAAAGTATGAACAACCTTATCAATTCCTTTAAAAATAAATATTCCTTCATCTGAGTCGCTTCATAAGATTTATTTTGTCACAGCATAAATATAAGTTTTGCCCTTAACACTATTACCTTTTTGAAAAAAATACACTCTAAAAATAAATTTATCACCTTTTCCATTGTATATTATATCTGCTAAGCCTGGTGTCATATCCGTCGTTTCCCCTGGAGAAATATTTTCAATAGCTTTTAGCTTCCCATCCTTTATAGTACCTAAAAAATACATACGCCCATTACCTGTTTTTGTATTCTCATTAGGATACTCATAGTAAATCAGCCCCAATTTATAATTATATCTAACAGCAAAATATCCAGAGTCCTGTTTCTCCTGAAATAGCTTGTAATAAGTATTTTTAGTTGTATCAAGTCTTATTATGCTATTAATTGAACTTCCTGTTCCGGTACTCCTGCTGTTATTAAAATAAATATATTTCCCGTCCTCTGATATTTCAGCATCCTGAAAACCAAGTCCCATTAATTCAATGACTTTATTAAATTTATCTGGTTCTCCTAATGAAAATTCATAGACATCAGTTTTCTCTTCAGTATTTGCTTTTATCCCCTCATATATACTAGTGTAGAAGGTATTTTTTATTTTGTCATAAATTACAGTTTCAAAGTTACCGAGAAAATAGTCTCCCTCATCTGTCATGTGATTAACAAGATTACTTGTAGATAATTTAATTACTTTTCCACTATCAATATCTAATACTTTTAAACCACTAAGTGAATTTAAGTATACATATTTATTACTACCTGCTACAAAATCTGCCGCAAATCCCATATTAAAATCAGAAGAATACTCCACCTTAAAAAGGGTTGTATCTCCTTCTTTTTTTGGATAACTACTTGAAATACCTGTTGACCTGCCAGCTTTGTCAGTGGTTCTCTCTATACTATAATGAGAATACTTTTCTTCAATTTCACTTTTTACTTCTGATAAACCATATATAATCTTTGAAGTACCACTGCTAGTATCATAAATCCATAATTTAAAATCTCTTATAAATAATAGTTTTTTATTGGGATTCTTACCCAAAAAATATTTACCTATAATGTAAGCGTCATTTAATTCATCAATTTTTGTTACTTGTGAAGTCTTTATATTAACATTATATATATTATAATTATTACTAAAATTACCTGCAGAATTAATGGCAATGAAATTCTCATCATCTTTCCAGTAAAGAGGATCATATTCTGAGTTATCCATGGGCAATTCTTTGATTTTGTCCAATTTTATTGTGCTCTTTTCCTGAACTGTGACATCCTTTTTCACATCATTACTTAAAATAACTTTTTTATGATCATAACAAGCAGTCATTCCAAATATAAATACAAAAATTAGTAAAAATAGCAAAACTTTTTTCTTCCAATACAACTTCATAAAATACTCCCTCCAGTTTAAACATTCACAAATAAACAG
This genomic window from Clostridium pasteurianum DSM 525 = ATCC 6013 contains:
- a CDS encoding PadR family transcriptional regulator; protein product: MSITSDIIRGHTETIILSHLVENDSYGYEINKSIQQKTDNQYELKEATLYSAFRRLEQAGLIASYWGNETTGARRRYYSITALGKAALKQNKLDWEEAKQLIDKLIYGGDGDV
- a CDS encoding nitrogenase component 1, whose translation is MSKIIEQPRYSCALGVQQTVIAIKRAVPIVHAGPGCSTKISRLIGQGEGYAGGSTIPCTNSSESEIVFGGEKKLRTVIDGSFKVIDADLYVVLSGCTSDIVGDNIESVTGEYQKQDKPIAFAETGGFKSNNYVSHDIVVNAIIDQYVDKFAEDKTVEKGLVNVFVTIPYQDPYWNGNLEEIKRILQGIGLKVNILFGNESGGVEEWKTIPKAEFNIVVSSWVGLNIANHLKDKYNTPYFHFPYLPIGGEETTKFLRQVADYAKLDKTKVDAFIAKEEEKFYSHIERTADFMLEFRYGIPRRFYTILDASYAVGFAKFLLNELGIIPAKQFVIDDTPQKYQQQIIDQFKTISPYRSAEVTFSIDGGEIQEEIRKEPQNNRALILGSGWERDLAKDIGADLLIVSAPVNYRLILNCGYAGYNGGLRVIEDIYDRVLDTYR
- a CDS encoding nitrogenase component 1, with protein sequence MGKINLKVPEVEIREKRLGSITGFNGTAGELVKCSQSGKLKDSSRSFSQCMGCSSGQAFCQLSMIKDAAMVNHAPVGCAGDFFGFNFVYRVGQTERNLPSTNGRYFNTNIEEKDTVFGAGEKLKATVRTAYKRANPKAIFVTTSCATGIIGEDVETETEELSKELGIPVVACFCEGFRSKIWTSGFDAAYHTIVRKIVKPPRKKTNKVNIINFWGSHIFDDILSRIGYEAQYVVPFSTVADLEYISEAAATIQVCSTLGTYMGAALEQVYGVPEIKSPPAYGIAGTDQWLRDLGKVLNREKEIEEIIKEEHERVIPKLNEYREQLKGKTAYLTAGAAHGHAIIALLRELGLEVQGAAIFHHDPIYDNGDKASDALAQDVKNYGDIKNYNVCNKQSYELVNILNRVRPDIMIARHGGMTLWGAKLGIPTLLIGDEQFGFGYQGVLNYAGRIAETIDNKEFVTNLAKHSTMPYTKWWLDQDPFTFLGGGAHVKNY
- a CDS encoding MTH1187 family thiamine-binding protein: MAIAQATIVPLGTGSTSVSKYVAGCHQILKDEKRIKYELTPMATVFEGDLDVVLEVIRKMHEIPFKNGAERVLTTINIDDRRDKEASMSQKLNSVKEKLD
- the tpx gene encoding thiol peroxidase; protein product: MKVTFQGNEVTLQGKEVKVGDTFPDFTTANNSLESISLKDTKGVRIFLTVPSVDTPVCDLEVRTFNEKAAEIENVTVYTVSMDLPFALSRWCGAEGIEKVVTLSDYKDRVFGENTGTYVKELGLLARTAFVVGSDNKVTYAKYLSEITDYPNYDEILSAAKAAK
- a CDS encoding putative quinol monooxygenase; this translates as MIKVIAKGYIKLGEVDKFKEIASVLVKESRKEEENISYGLYQDANNEQILTFIEEWKDQSALDKHMKTSHFVDSMAKLSKFQEKDMDINIYNSCI
- a CDS encoding 4-hydroxybutyrate dehydrogenase, with the protein product MKEFKVVPIIRQYEESKSFCEDFAIGRGDLVITSESTYYNYFENQMEGALVIFRGNYQKGEPSDEMVEKIYEDVKDYTYRRVFAIGGGSVLDVAKLFALRTITPVVDLFEKKIDIKKTKKLILVPTTCGTGSEVTNISILELKSRHTKMGLAVDELYADYAVLIPELLNNLPFSFFATSSIDALIHAVESYMSPKASLMTEIYSIKAINIILKGYQIIAKNGPEARKDILTDFLIASTYAGIAFGNAGCAAVHAMSYPLGSTYHVPHGEANYAIFTGVYYMYQKLQPVGKIEELNKILSNLLECSTDTVYEKLEELLNHIIQKKSLREYGMKKCEIADFTNIVMTEQGRLMANNYTELSERCVTDIYEKLY
- a CDS encoding PucR family transcriptional regulator, with translation MINLQTVYEDTKYAFHLKLLAGNKGLSNIMNWVYLLEDINNFSFLKESELIITTGLGYSGEQWLIQFIKSLIGHHSCGLIINNGKYIHSIPNSVIDLCNKESFPLFTMPWDVHIAELTRDYCTRIFHNETIKQSLKDAFTYILTKPEDTYTYEHTLKAHNFQLDSNYCCILINVAKQLQNNYAFLQHIEILCRNNINHLTYNYTLFYYKKRMMLILQDSPKNDIVELMKSLHIKLIKQSSNCQPYIGIGSIVKGVRNLTKSYQQAYAALMVSMKGEHPIRLFDNIGIYKILLSIKDMNILEEYYKDILSPIIVYDQAHKSDYLTTLRLYIKYNASVQKVADETFSHRNTINYRIRKIKELLHSDLSTLEERFPYQMAFYILDIWDDNLVIQ